The Setaria viridis chromosome 2, Setaria_viridis_v4.0, whole genome shotgun sequence DNA window cccccccccccccccccccacacacacacacacactttgaccctcctcgtctcctccctctctccggagatatttccttccattttccttctctccttcctccccaCCTGCTCCGCTCCTTCGCTCGTGCTTGCTCTGCTCTGTGCTCCTCTTGCTTGGATTCTCCCGATCTGAGCGCCCCCTTACCGCCCAAAAATCTTGATCATTATCAGGCAGATAGGTTCCCTGCTTAGCTCAGATTTCTTTgtcctcttcttcttgcctTGTTCCGCAGATTTTGTGTCCAATCGCTCCACGGTTTTGTACTTTCCGGTCTTGCCTGATCTGCTGGTTCTTTTCCTGCTTCTTGTCCTTTTCTCCGTGTAAGAGCTCAGCTgttgcttcttcctcttcagcttTCATCAAATTCGATTCCATTTCCGCTTTCGGGGGTAAAAAGTTTGTGCTTTCTGTTGTGTTGgtagagatagagagagagaggggggggggggggggggggggcgagctGATGAGACATCAAACTTGGACTCCGATTCTTGGCTTAATTCGCTTCCCATAGATGAGATCCTTGTGAGTTGTAAGGTCAAATCCATTCTCAGTAGTGAGCACCGATGTCTCCTTCGGCTCTTCTACCTGCTCTCGCGGTTTTCCTCCTGTGCTGCTGGCCTCTAGCTCTCGCTTCCGTCGCTGAGACAGCCCTTTCGCGAGTTGCTTGCGGAGACGACCAAGTTGCCGTCTTGGATGCCTCTGATGGCCTCCTCAACCTGTCGGTCAATGGGGTTCTGGTGCAGGACCGCGTTCTTGCCTGCCAGAAGCTCCGCTTGTACTTTGGGAGTGGTTGCCTCCGCTGCGGCGAGGTGTCGGATGGGTGGAGGGGTGCGGTTAAGCAATACTGTGGTGAAGGGAGCGAATCCAGCCAGGGTAAGTTGGTTCATGTTTCCTCCTAGTTGCTTGAGTCAGATAATAACTGAACAATTGCTGTAGTACATAACTGTGCAAATTGGAGTTCGCGTCTGCATCAATATttcacttttaggacttgtaATAAAGAAGATATGCCTATGATGTGCATCTCTGGAACAATGGTGCGGATTTAGAATGTAGGCCATTTCATTGCAGTGTTCATTCTGTTATGATCCTACAGTGGGGTTTAAGCCCATCTAACAATTGTTCCCATTTGTATCTTCTGGTACGAGTCCATGTTTGAAAAACATTAAAATGATGAATGTAATCGAAATGTAATCGATATATTTCTAGATGACCAATTGAAGTATGTTAAGGCCTAAGTGTTTGTTTCAGGTACCCTCATTTAGCAGCTGCATTCTGACATTCCTCAAcattattatttttgttttttgtttttgatgTGGCTAGCACATTTTTAAGCTTGTAACATGCAGATGAAAAAGAACGTTTGCTCAATCATTTCTCCTCATTGGTTTCTTATCACCTGTAGCAACTTCGCATCAAAATGTACCAAGGAAGCTCTTGAGGCGGCCCACAGAAAATGGCTCAAGAAATAATTCTGGCCCATGTGGAAGCTTGGGTTTGCATGAAAATAATCAGGACAACGGTGATTCTTCAGAAAACGATGATCACTTCCTGGCCATGCCTGGTGTGATTCTCCTATGCTGTGGTCTCATGCTTCCATGCTTCCATGCTGAAAGAAAAGAAGCCAGCAGGCATGATACTGCAACTATTCAGCGCAATGCAAGTGAGTTAGTATTATTTGCGCTTCTTTACACCAGTTCCTGTTGTCTGTTCCcctcaattttttttaagtgAACTCAAAAGGTTCTCTTATTATCTACTGAAGGGGTGCTTGAGTCTGAGTTGTTGTTGGCGAGTTGTGACCAAAATTGGAGTAGGGAAACTTGAGCTGGATGTTGTCTAGCTCACTTGCCCTCATACAAGTTTTCTTGTGCTGTGTTAGGAAACAAAACTTTATGACAGTTTTCCTTGAAAAATTAAACTGGTGTACATTTACGGTTTAGTTTCActaatttatctttttctaCTGTCTTTCCCCTATATACAACAACATCAAAGCCTGTCAATCCCAAGCCTGTCTTTCCCCTATATGTTTGAATAGAAATTAGTCCTGAAGGTGCTATTGTTGTTTGAAAAATAGTTCTCTTCGATATGGGTTAGGCCATTTGTTgctatatatttattttttgtgaagttgttgcaaaatttaaatttcactGTCATGTTTATCAGGAATTGAGCCCGAATGATAGTGTATGGAAAATTAGGGTTTGGTAACTTCAACCACTGCTACTTATACATTTGTAGATACCATGGTAACTCACTCTGCCTCCATAGGTATACCTATATTTATTAATATTAGTGGCTTGTCAAGTATCATGAATGGAAATTGAACTAACACATAAATTATACGTCTTTGTCGCTTTTCAAGATAAGTGATATTTACCAGTTACCAGCCAAAACTCCTTCAACAGTTAACCTAGTATGCCCATTTTCATAGTAGTCTATCTATATACTGTCTTCCAATTTGGTAGTTGTCTTGGATGAGGTTGCATGTACTAAGTTTCTTGAAATTGATATGTAATGGTTCATAACAAATAAGACAAGCTCTGTCCTGGTTCGCTAATCTCCTGATACTGTAAACCATGTTAGCTTTGATGTTACTGAATCAGTTCTGATGTGCACCCCTTTACTCCTTTTTTTCTACTATTTGCAATATCAATCTTGAATAGTGGGATGGTAATGAAATTATATATCATATTGTATACCACTGTAAAAATGTTTGAACATTGTCCTTAACGACAAGTTTGTCTTTTGATCTTTTCAGTTGAATCAGTTTCGTCTTATGAAGTAAGCATGTCGTCTGAGAAAGTCCCACCAACTCCGCATCGGATACCTCCAAGTCCTTCTAGATTTGCACCATCTCCGCAAGTAGCTAGAGTTGGATCTGTCAACTTAAGCATTCAGCAGATCCTCAGGGCAACTCAGAACTTCTCACCATCATTTAAGTTAGGTGAAGGAGGATTTGGGATGGTCTACAGGGCTGTATTGCCAGATGGAACCGTTGTTGCAGTCAAGAGGGCTAAAAAGGTATTGCAATGCTATCCCTTGTCTTATTGCTCGTTACTActtaaattgcatattgttcaTATCTTGTTTCACTATATTAAGTTCAATTGTATTCATCATCAAAATATGTTGTTTGTTCATGTTTATTGCACTATATTTTGTTAAATTTAGAACTTTGTATGATTTTATTTGTACCCAGCTCAATGGCCTGTAGAGTTTTGGTAATATGCCTAACTCTTGCAATGATCAAAATAACATGCTCTACTGTTCATTACAGGATCAATTTGCAGGTCCTAGGGACGAGTTTAGCAATGAAGTAGACTTGCTTGCTAAGATAGACCACCGAAATTTGGTGAGGTTACTGGGTTTTACTGATAAAGGAAATGAGCGTATTATCATCACAGAATATGTTCCAAATGGCACTCTAAGAGAACATCTAGATGGTAAATTGTGCTTTTCATTACGTTCTCTTCACTTCTAAGTCCTTTTTCAGAGCTTGTGCTTTCCATTATGTTGTCTTCACTTCTCAGTCCATTTTGAGAGCTTATGCTttccattttgtttttcttctcagTCTATTTTAAGAGCTTGAATATTAATGTATTACTCCTTGTGCAGGTCAACATGGCAGGGTCCTGGATTTTAATCAGCGCCTAGAAATTGCAATCGATGTCGCTCATGCACTTACTTATCTCCATCTGTATGCAGGTTGGCTACATGCTTAGTTGCATAAATACTGAGCTATTTTTGTCAAATAGTTTACAGCATTTTGTCTCTGAAAAGGGCTAACAGATGGACAAAGTAGTGCTTCGGTACCCAGTTCTTCATTTTGGAATGGCCAGTTATTTTGATGAGAGATTTAAAACATTTAGTTCAGGAAAAAAATCTTCGAATCCATCAAATCATTGTGTTGTATTATACTGACTTAAAGATAGCATAGTTTTGTAATTTTTGGCACTGGCCAAccattttttatttcaatttttttttgtgataatCTGGAAAGGGACTAAGAGATTCTATACTGTGAACAGAGAAGACGATAATTCATCGTGATGTGAAGTCATCAAATATCCTACTAACGGATAGCTATCGTGCGAAGGTGTCTGACTTTGGATTTGCAAGAAGTGGCCCTAGTGACACGGAGAAGACACACATATCAACAAAAGTGAAAGGCACCGCTGGTTACCTGGATCCTGAATACCTGAGAACATACCAGCTAACTCCAAAGAGTGATGTCTTCTCCTTCGGCATATTGCTTGTGGAAATTCTTTCTGCTCGCCGACCTGTAGAGCTGAAGCGAACCCCTGAAGAGAGGATCACTATCAGATGGGTATGTGTGAgaaatttcttttgtttcctgtATCGGCACAATCTATATACAAGGTGTCAAATTGATCTAAAATGGAACATGTGACTCAGCTATGGAGCAAGGCTAACATCACAGTGGTCCTAGTAAGATAGGTCTGCTCTTTAGAGTTTGGGGTTGCAAAATAAAATGTCGCATACTTCAAGTTTTAAAATTGAATTAACACCAGGGCTTCAGGGGTTGAAAAATGGACATTTATCCCTTTTGATATTTCTAATTTAGTAATGATATCACTTGTCTGTTTACATTTTCACTATCTTGGCAATCCCTGAAATAACTGAATGCATGAGACTTTTTGTTTGTGCTGGGTATGCAGACTTTCAAGAAATTTAATGAAGGCAACATGAGAGAGATATTGGACCCGTTGCTGGAAGATCACGTGGATGATGAGGTGCTTGAGAAGCTCCTTAGCTTGGCGTTCCAATGTGCTGCTCCGACGCGGGATGACCGACCAACCATGAAGGAAGTTGGGGAGCAGCTGTGGGAAATCAGGAAAGAGTACGGAAAGAGCATCAGGAAGGTGTGAAGATCATGGGCAACTTTACCTGTTTCTAGCTTCCCTTCAACCACAAGCCGAATCATGCTTATTCATTGCCCGTGACATGTTTCTGACCTGACAGATGTGGTCTGAACAATGTACAGATTTGATACCACCAGCACCAATTTGTATCTCCTTGTCTATCGGTTTGCGATGTACTTTTCCTTGGAGTTACAGTTCTTTCAGTGAATGTGTATTTTGGGAGTCCTCACATTTCTTGATTCCCATTGTTTTGGTATTCTGATGCATGTAACCACACAACTGAAAATGGTTTACCTAAGTACAGTACATGGAGGAATTGTGTAGTTACGGCCTTACGGCAGAAACTAAATGAATGTGTATGGAGCATTGTGTAAAAGGTACGTCGTATATTCGTATACATATTATTCTAATGCATTTTAAACAATTATGTGGCCAGGCATGAATATGATATCACTGGTTGTCATGATGGTGACCGGATGCCTTGCGTGTCTCGGGTCAGCGTGTGGCCGTGGGTTGAGATTTCATAGGCAGGATTGTGGTTTTAGGGCGTGTTAGGTTAGGAGTCAAGTTAGACATAATAAAGTTATCCCTCATTAAATGGGTTGGGTGTTTGGTTAGAAGTAATGAATGGTCCTATTTTGTTGTTTGCTTAGGGAGACTGGGACGAGATGAGATGGATGACGTTACTATGGATCTCGGttgtcatccactctgaagCTGTGGGGTCCAGTTGTTAGCAGCTCGAAACAGAGAACGGCTCGATCTGCATTGCTACCTAtcttaggccatgtttagttcacctctaaattccaactttaacactatgcaaaaagaagattccccatcacatcaaacttgcggtacatgcatggagtactgaatatagacgaaatcaaaaattaattgcacagttttgttgtactttgcgagacgaatcttttgagtctaattagtcaatatttgaacaataattcacaaatacaaacgaaacgttacagttgcgctacagtaattttggttgcccaaagttgggcaactaaacaaggccttatttTCTCTACACTGCTTGGCGGCCTACCCTGCGCTGGTGCCCTAGCCCGCATCAAAGCCTGGCCTGGCTTGTGCCACCGGCCTGCCCCGTCCCACCGCTCAGCTTGCTTTGCCGCCCGCTAGCTCGGACCTCCGCCTCCTTGatctaggccttgtttacttcctaagttgggagttgcaaaattggcattttgccataaatgcaacactgtagcgtttcgtttgtatttgcgaattattgtccaaatattgactaattaggctcaaaagattcgtctcgcaaagtacaacaaaactgtgcaattagtttttaatttcgtctacatttagtactccatgcatataccgcaagtttgatgtgatggggaatcttctttttgcatagtgtcaaagttgggagtttggagggaagtaaacaagggcctacTCTGCAGCTACCCGTCCTGACAAGTCAAGCTCCTGCACTGCTGTCACGGTGGTCCCGCGTGACCGTTGCTCGCCTTGCCATCACCCTTTCTCTATGCCCCGGCTAGCTCCGCCTCGTCCCATTCCTCGCATCGCCGTCGCCATATGTAGCACCGCTTGGAGTTGGAGCTACGCACGTGCTCAGCTGCGAACTGTGCGAGAGAGCAGCCGCAAAAGGGTGGGACGACAGCTCCAGGAAAGCGGGATGAGTGCGTGTCGGTGCGTCAGAGCACGGAGCGTGCAAGGGAGACGGAGAGGAACGATGTCTGCAAGGATGAGTCGGTCTGCGAGTTTTGGTAGAACCGAACCATCAATCTTTTTCGAGGAATATTTCAGTTTGATGCCATTCTGTACTAGCTAATTTTTAACTAAACACATGAGAAGAGGACAACTGTATTCCATTCCATCCCTCCATCTAAATACACCACACCCTTGAGGTTAGGGTGACACATAGGACCATGCTTGGGATAGGGTAACATTTTGATATAACTGTGCATTCATTAACAAAGTTTTGGTCAAATATATCGAAGTTTAGTTCGTAGGCCTAAGGAGAGAATACACTTCTTTCTGATCGAAGTGTGCacgattaaaaaaaaagtgtgcaCGATTTCAAGTTTACTTTGTAGACCATGAACATTAAACTGCGTAGGATAGAAATTGAGAATTTGATCATTGTCTATTCTGTATTGGTAATTCGCTACCTAAAATATAGTATTGGTAATTCCTtcgtattttttttaaaaatatagatGAAGTCTTTTGTCAAGACATTTCGTCATCTTTTCCTCGAGGAAGAAACTAGAAGTACATCTTGTCGGTcctaagaaaagaaaaagaaaaaaaacaaaaaaatgccCATGACGCAATTGGCCTGCGAGATCGTGTGTGCGTGTGTCTGGGGGGCATGGGGTGCTGGGGTGTTGGGATGGGTTTGAGGCGGTGGCACGGAAACCTATCTGCCTTTCGGATTCTGAAAACCCAAATCTTATTTGGCTCCTGATTGAGGTTCGTGAAAAACATCTCCACCATTGAATGCTGACCTCCACCCCCTCAACCTTAGCCTCCTGCCCGCGAGCTCCTGCACACGCCTCCGTTGCTCCTCTTGGCCCTGTGCCGCACTGCGCCACCATCGGTCTCCTACCCGCGCCCACACCGTGTTGCCGCTCCTTCGTCCCATGCGCTCGCAGCAGCTCCTC harbors:
- the LOC117844751 gene encoding calmodulin-binding receptor-like cytoplasmic kinase 3, with the protein product MSPSALLPALAVFLLCCWPLALASVAETALSRVACGDDQVAVLDASDGLLNLSVNGVLVQDRVLACQKLRLYFGSGCLRCGEVSDGWRGAVKQYCGEGSESSQATSHQNVPRKLLRRPTENGSRNNSGPCGSLGLHENNQDNGDSSENDDHFLAMPGVILLCCGLMLPCFHAERKEASRHDTATIQRNAIESVSSYEVSMSSEKVPPTPHRIPPSPSRFAPSPQVARVGSVNLSIQQILRATQNFSPSFKLGEGGFGMVYRAVLPDGTVVAVKRAKKDQFAGPRDEFSNEVDLLAKIDHRNLVRLLGFTDKGNERIIITEYVPNGTLREHLDGQHGRVLDFNQRLEIAIDVAHALTYLHLYAEKTIIHRDVKSSNILLTDSYRAKVSDFGFARSGPSDTEKTHISTKVKGTAGYLDPEYLRTYQLTPKSDVFSFGILLVEILSARRPVELKRTPEERITIRWTFKKFNEGNMREILDPLLEDHVDDEVLEKLLSLAFQCAAPTRDDRPTMKEVGEQLWEIRKEYGKSIRKV